A single Silvibacterium dinghuense DNA region contains:
- a CDS encoding alkaline phosphatase family protein — MGNPSQSQFTQDSRTSGIINAMMPFARLRYLVAALCLSSVAAHAQTSRPVLMISIDGMKPEYITHADEHHLKIPTLRRFLREGAYADGVIGVTPTVTYPSHTTLVTGVEPAVHGIYNNQVFDPTRDFAGAWYWYNEDVRVATLWSAAHEKGIKTASVSWPVSVDAKGVDYLIPEYWRVSVGGTNPNPDDRHLMAAISRPVGMLPELERENGPYMAGNDTSVDGDRTRTKFSLAILREKKPGFMTIHLSSLDGSEHEHGPFSAEADETLEAIDGMVAQLIEAARANDPRTDIVIVSDHGFADSPHGVNLAIPFLEAGLITMGKSPMGTMHVTSWQAEPWAAGGMAPIMLHDPSDQAVREKVKTILDKLAADPNSGVERILTQEEAKKYGGFPDGAWLVVLKMGYITGGQLSGPLVSDSPEKGAHGWINDDPEMHASFFAMGDGIAHGKDLGTIDMRRIAPTVAGILGATLPDAKQPKLDVAGK; from the coding sequence GTGGGAAATCCCTCTCAGTCCCAGTTCACGCAGGATTCGCGAACCAGTGGCATCATCAATGCCATGATGCCATTCGCACGACTTCGCTATCTCGTCGCCGCGCTCTGTCTTTCTTCCGTGGCCGCACACGCCCAGACCTCGCGGCCGGTGCTGATGATCTCCATCGACGGCATGAAGCCCGAGTACATCACCCACGCCGACGAGCACCATCTGAAGATCCCCACGCTCCGCCGCTTTCTCCGCGAAGGCGCCTACGCCGACGGCGTGATCGGCGTAACGCCGACCGTGACCTATCCCAGCCACACCACGCTGGTCACCGGCGTCGAGCCCGCCGTGCACGGCATCTACAACAATCAGGTCTTCGACCCCACGCGCGACTTCGCCGGCGCCTGGTACTGGTACAACGAAGACGTTCGCGTGGCAACGCTCTGGTCGGCCGCGCATGAAAAGGGCATCAAGACTGCCTCGGTGAGCTGGCCGGTCAGTGTCGATGCGAAGGGCGTGGACTATCTGATCCCGGAATATTGGCGTGTCTCAGTCGGCGGCACCAATCCCAATCCCGACGATCGCCACCTGATGGCCGCGATCAGCCGCCCGGTGGGGATGCTGCCTGAGCTCGAGCGCGAGAACGGCCCTTACATGGCCGGCAATGACACCTCGGTCGACGGCGACCGCACGCGGACAAAGTTCTCGCTCGCCATTCTGCGTGAGAAGAAGCCCGGCTTCATGACCATCCACCTCAGTTCGCTCGACGGCTCCGAGCACGAGCACGGCCCCTTCAGCGCCGAGGCCGATGAGACGCTGGAGGCCATCGACGGCATGGTCGCGCAGCTCATCGAGGCCGCTCGCGCGAATGATCCCCGCACCGACATCGTCATCGTCTCCGACCACGGCTTCGCCGACTCGCCGCACGGCGTGAACCTTGCCATTCCGTTTCTCGAGGCCGGTCTCATCACCATGGGCAAGTCCCCTATGGGCACGATGCATGTCACCTCGTGGCAGGCCGAGCCCTGGGCTGCCGGCGGCATGGCGCCGATCATGCTGCATGACCCGAGCGACCAGGCGGTGCGCGAGAAGGTGAAGACCATCCTCGATAAGCTCGCCGCCGATCCGAATTCCGGCGTGGAGCGCATCCTCACGCAGGAAGAGGCAAAGAAGTATGGCGGCTTCCCGGATGGCGCGTGGCTGGTCGTGCTCAAGATGGGCTACATCACCGGCGGGCAGCTCAGCGGACCGCTGGTGAGCGACTCGCCCGAGAAGGGCGCTCATGGATGGATCAACGACGATCCCGAGATGCATGCATCCTTCTTCGCCATGGGCGATGGGATTGCCCATGGCAAGGATCTCGGCACCATCGACATGCGCCGCATCGCGCCGACCGTCGCGGGCATCCTCGGCGCAACTCTGCCGGATGCGAAGCAGCCGAAGCTTGATGTGGCGGGGAAGTAG
- a CDS encoding nuclear transport factor 2 family protein, whose translation MMDEHSSQQSTQEKRIRDALEAHWRASAAGDAIAEHDIYDDDVICDYPQSGERIFGRSHLQALRSHHPGKLSGFQVKRMLGRGDLWITEYTILYQGHPAYTVSIMEFRDGKVVHETQYFAEPFEAPAWRSQWVQKAE comes from the coding sequence ATGATGGACGAGCATTCTTCCCAGCAGTCCACGCAGGAGAAGCGGATACGAGATGCCCTGGAGGCACACTGGCGAGCGTCGGCGGCCGGGGATGCGATAGCCGAGCACGACATCTACGATGACGATGTCATCTGCGACTATCCCCAGTCAGGCGAGCGCATTTTCGGACGAAGCCACTTACAGGCCCTGCGAAGTCATCATCCGGGAAAGCTGTCGGGCTTTCAGGTGAAACGCATGCTGGGACGCGGTGATCTTTGGATCACGGAGTACACCATCCTTTACCAGGGACATCCGGCATACACGGTGAGCATCATGGAGTTTCGCGATGGCAAGGTGGTGCACGAGACGCAATATTTCGCGGAGCCGTTTGAAGCTCCAGCGTGGCGGAGCCAGTGGGTGCAGAAGGCCGAGTGA
- the serB gene encoding phosphoserine phosphatase SerB gives MSQTVLLHFSGQDHPGLTTALTGILADFDACILDVGQAVVHETLALGLLIELPVGAEFAPLKTALETRSESLGLRVRFTPISAEALSHWLSLQGKDRFILTVLGRSVTAAQLSAVTGVIAAQGLNIDRIERLSGRLSLAVHTPHANACVEIQASGAPRSQDEMKAGLLEVAQRFPIDVAFQRESIFRRNRRLFAFDMDSTLIQGEVIDELAKLAGVADQVVKITESAMRGEIEFQESFRRRVGLLKGLPEARVRELLGKIPLTEGAEQLICTLKTLGYKTAILSGGFTFFAHHLQQRFGIDYVYANELEMANGAVTGEVTGAIVDGARKAEALREIAERENISLEQVIAVGDGANDLPMLKLAGMGIAFRAKPLVRASASHSLTHLGLDSLLYLIGVRDRDTEKLACFQPVEVP, from the coding sequence ATGAGCCAGACTGTACTGTTGCATTTTTCCGGGCAGGATCATCCCGGGTTGACGACCGCTTTGACCGGCATTCTCGCTGATTTCGATGCCTGCATCCTCGATGTGGGACAGGCCGTCGTGCACGAAACGCTGGCGCTGGGCCTGCTGATCGAACTACCTGTGGGCGCAGAGTTCGCGCCGCTCAAAACTGCGCTTGAAACGCGCTCGGAATCACTTGGGCTGCGGGTGCGCTTCACGCCGATCTCCGCCGAGGCGCTCTCGCACTGGCTCTCGCTGCAGGGCAAAGACCGCTTCATCCTCACCGTGCTCGGACGGTCTGTGACAGCAGCACAACTGTCTGCCGTCACCGGCGTCATCGCAGCACAGGGGCTGAACATCGACCGTATCGAGCGGCTCTCGGGACGGCTCTCTCTGGCGGTGCACACGCCGCACGCCAATGCATGTGTCGAGATCCAGGCCAGCGGCGCGCCGCGCTCGCAGGATGAGATGAAGGCAGGCCTGCTCGAAGTGGCGCAGCGCTTTCCCATCGACGTGGCCTTCCAGCGCGAGTCGATCTTCCGCCGCAACCGGCGGCTGTTTGCCTTCGACATGGATTCGACCCTGATCCAGGGCGAAGTGATCGACGAGCTGGCGAAGCTGGCCGGTGTGGCCGATCAAGTCGTGAAGATCACCGAGTCGGCCATGCGCGGCGAGATCGAGTTCCAGGAGAGCTTCCGCCGCCGCGTGGGCCTGCTCAAGGGCCTGCCCGAGGCACGCGTGCGCGAACTGCTGGGCAAGATCCCACTGACCGAAGGCGCGGAGCAGCTGATCTGCACGCTGAAGACGCTGGGCTACAAGACAGCGATCCTGTCCGGTGGGTTCACGTTCTTCGCGCATCATCTGCAGCAGCGCTTCGGGATCGATTACGTCTACGCGAATGAGCTCGAGATGGCGAACGGCGCGGTGACCGGCGAAGTCACCGGCGCGATTGTCGACGGCGCGCGTAAAGCCGAGGCTCTGCGCGAGATTGCGGAGCGCGAGAATATTTCACTGGAGCAGGTCATCGCCGTCGGCGACGGGGCAAACGATCTGCCCATGCTGAAGCTGGCAGGGATGGGCATCGCCTTCCGCGCAAAGCCGCTGGTGAGGGCGAGCGCGAGCCACTCGCTTACGCATCTTGGGTTGGATAGCCTGCTCTATCTCATCGGCGTGCGGGATCGGGATACGGAGAAGCTGGCTTGTTTCCAGCCGGTGGAGGTGCCGTAG
- a CDS encoding AIM24 family protein: protein MQTRIVGTTMPVLEFLLDHNDAIISESGELSWMGASIQMTTHTQFGGGGGFFGALKRVAGGGSLFMTEYRAVGAPGELAFATRVPGHILPVEVGQGRDFYIHRHGFLCATSQVQLSVGFQQSLGAGIFGGDGFLLQHVTGLGMAWLELSGEVVVKDLAPGETLRVHPGHVGAFQSSVNFQITRVQGIKNMIFGGDGIFLAALTGPGRVWLQTLPIAKLAHQLAPYLDGEATSSNTQAGVMGGIVGSLLDGLK, encoded by the coding sequence ATGCAAACCCGTATTGTCGGGACCACGATGCCGGTCCTCGAATTTCTGCTGGATCATAACGACGCCATCATCTCCGAATCCGGTGAGCTGTCTTGGATGGGCGCCTCGATCCAGATGACGACGCACACGCAGTTTGGCGGAGGAGGCGGCTTCTTCGGCGCTCTGAAGCGCGTGGCCGGCGGCGGCAGCCTGTTCATGACCGAGTACCGCGCCGTGGGCGCACCGGGAGAACTGGCCTTTGCGACCCGCGTGCCGGGACACATCCTTCCTGTTGAAGTCGGGCAGGGGCGCGACTTCTATATCCATCGGCATGGATTTCTGTGCGCCACCTCGCAGGTGCAGCTCAGCGTGGGCTTCCAGCAGTCGCTGGGCGCGGGCATCTTTGGCGGTGACGGATTCCTGCTGCAGCACGTCACCGGCCTGGGCATGGCCTGGCTGGAGCTTTCGGGCGAGGTGGTCGTGAAGGACCTGGCGCCGGGCGAGACGCTGCGCGTGCATCCCGGTCACGTGGGCGCGTTTCAATCGAGCGTGAACTTCCAGATCACGCGCGTGCAGGGCATCAAGAATATGATCTTCGGCGGCGACGGCATCTTCCTGGCCGCGCTCACCGGCCCGGGCCGCGTATGGCTGCAGACGCTGCCGATCGCAAAGCTGGCACACCAGCTTGCGCCGTATCTCGACGGCGAAGCGACGAGCAGCAACACCCAGGCCGGAGTTATGGGCGGGATTGTCGGTTCGCTGCTGGATGGGCTGAAATAA